The genomic window GTATCCGTCTGCACGTCATCGTGCGCGAGACCAACGAGGAAGCCTGGCGCGCGGCGGATGAGCTGATCCAATACGTCACCGACGACACCATCGCCCAGGCGCAGAAGATTTTCTCCCGCATGGATTCGGTCGGCCAGCAACGTATGGCGCAGCTTCATGGCGGACGCCGCGACAAGCTCGAGATCAGCCCAAACTTGTGGGCGGGCGTTGGTCTGGTGCGTGGTGGCGCGGGTACGGCGCTGGTCGGCGATCCGCAGACCGTCGCGGCGCGCATCAAGGAATATCAGGACATCGGCATCGATACCTTCATCCTGTCCGGCTATCCGCACCTTGAGGAAGCCTATCGCTTCGCCGAACTGGTGTTCCCGCTGCTGACGCTGAGCCATGCGAACAACGTCACGCCGCTACGAGTCAATACGGGGCCGTTCGGCGAGACCATCGGCAACGACTATCGTCCCCAGAAGCAGGCATCGACCTCATGAGTGCAACGGAGACTCTCTCGACGTCCGCACGCGCGAGCCGATTCAGGATTCCCGGCGCGGACGGCCTCACGCAATGGATCGTGCCACTGCTGATCCTGATCGTCTGGCAGATCGCGTGCGTCACCGGCTTCGTGCCGGCGCGCGTGTTGCCTGCGCCGAGCGATGTGGCACTCGCAGGCTGGAAGCTCTTAAAGTCCGGTGAATTGGCCCAAAACATCTGCGTCAGTTTCTGGCGCGCGGCGGTCGGCTTTGTCATTGGCGGCGGCATCGGCTTTGCCTTTGGTCTCGCCAATGGTCTGTCGCAGCTCTCCAGCAAGCTCACCGACACGACGCTGCAGATGGTGCGCAACGTGCCGCATCTGGCGCTGATCCCGCTGGTGATCCTGTGGTTCGGCATCGACGAGTCCGCGAAAATCTTCCTCGTTGCGCTCGGCGTGTTCTTTCCGATCTACATCAACACGCTACACGGCATTCGCACAGTCGATCCGCAGCTCATCGAGATGGGCCGGATCTACGGCATGACCAACGGCGAACTGTTTCGCCGCGTCATCTTCCCCGGTGCCTTGCCATCGATCTTCGTCGGTCTTCGGTTTGCGCTCGGCATCATGTGGCTGACCTTGATTGTCGCGGAGACGATCGCCGCGTCATCCGGCCTCGGCTACATGGCGATGCAGGCACGCGAGTTCATGCTGATCGATGTCGTCGTGCTCAGCATTCTCATCTACGCGTTGCTCGGCAAACTCGCGGACAGCATCGCGCGCGTGCTCGAGCGCTTCACGCTGTCCTGGCATCCGGCCTTCCAGAAACATTGAAAGTGAACATGAATCAGGCGCTTCGATTTGCTCCCATCAACGCCCAAGCGGCGGATACTGCAGCGGATCTGATCCGCGAGGCGAGGGTAGCGCGAGGCACGCACGATCCATCGCGCGCGCTATCGCTCACCATCCGCGGGCTCCGCAAGTCATTCGGCAACAATGAAGTGCTGCGTGGCATCGATCTGCACATTCCGGCGGGACAGTCCGTCGCCATTGTCGGCAAATCCGGCTGCGGCAAGAGCACTTTGCTGCGCTTGATCGCGGGATTGGAGGAGCCAACGGCAGGCAGCATCGAATTCGGCGATCACGAAGGCAACGCGCGCGACCATGTCCGCGTCATGTTTCAGGAGCCGCGGCTGCTGCCGTGGGCGCGCGTACTGTCGAATGTCGAGGTCGGGCTCGGCCGCGACAAGAGTTCACCGAATGCGAAGATCCGCGCAGACGAGGCCCTGAAGGAAGTTGGCCTCGACGACAAGCGCGGCCAGTGGCCGTCGGTGCTGTCGGGCGGGCAGAAGCAGCGCGTGGCGCTGGCGCGGGCGCTGGTCAGTCATCCGCGCGTGCTGGCATTCGACGAGCCGCTCGGTGCGCTCGACGCGCTGACGCGCATCTCGATGCAGCGGCTGTTGGAGCGGGTCTGGCGCGACCAGGGTTTTACCGCCATTCTGGTGACGCATGACGTCTCTGAAGCCGTGGCGCTGGCGGATCGGGTGCTGGTCATTGAAGAAGGCCGCGTGGCACACGATATCAATGTCGATCTGGCGCGCCCGCGCCAGCGCGGCTCGGCGGAGTTGGCCGCACTGGAAGGCAACATCCTTCGCGAATTGCTGAAAGAGACCGGCGACCTCTCCGGGGTGTGAGTCCGGGGCGTGAGACTGTGATGAATTCGATGGTTCGGAATATTAAGAAGGCGGACATCAGCCCCGAGGTCTCGGCTGAGAAGTTTCGCGGCGCCATGCGGAATCTCGCGGGCGGGGTGAGCGTGATCACGGCAGGACAGGGCGCTGACATCACCGGCATGACGGTGACATCCGTGACGTCGCTGGCGGTGGAGCCAGCCACGCTTGTGGTCAGTGTCAATCGTCAGTCGTCGTCCTGGCCGCGCATCAGCAAGCTCGGCGCATTTGGCGTGAACATTCTTGGGGCCGATCATGCCGAGGTCGCCAAGCGCTTCTCCGGCGTCGGCGGATTGAAAGGCGCAGAGCGATTTGCGAATGCTGAGTGGACCACGCTGGTGACGGGCGTTCCGCTGCTAGTGGGTGCTTCGGTCGCGCTCGACTGCGAGGTCGAACACGTCGTGGAACGGCACTCCCATATGCTCGTTATCGGCCGCGTGCTCGATGTGCTGACGTCGGAAGGCAAGGGCGCGCTGTCGTATTGGCAGGGTCAATACATCCCATTCGACTCCAACAAAGATGTATCGGACCCCGATCTGCCAACCGCCCGTGCACTGTGGGGCGTTTGAATAGATAACTCACATTCGCGAAGACAGAACGGGCGACCTTAGCACAGGAAAACGCCGGCTGTTGCTGCGTGCTCAGACCAAAAGGAGTATAGGGGGCCTAAGACCTGGGGCAGACGTTTGGAGGAGTGACAGTCTCCATCGGGAGAGAACCTCCGGAAAAGTTGAATACTCAAATCTTTTTGCAGGTATATGTCAGGAGGACTTGCGAGTCTGTCGGAGGCTCGCGCCTGCAATGTTGGTGTTGATGATGTTTGGAGTGACCCGTTCCTATCTGCCGCAGCTTGACGATGGGGCGGGGCAAAAAGCGGGGCACCCAAGCGCCATCTACCTCGTGCCGGCGCTGGCCGCGATGCTTTACCCCTTCATTCTTCGTGCCTTCCATCATGCGGTGATCGATCCTTCTCTGCGATGGAGCGCGCCCTTCGTTCTCGCGGCCGCCTTCGCAGTTCCTGCGTCAGGTTTTGCATTTGCGATGCGCAAAGGATTGCCGGCGAGCATGCGAAGATTGGCTTTCGCGAGCGTTGTCGCGCCCACGTTGTTCGTGTTTCTGGGCGTTGTGCAGGCCTTGGTATCGAGTCCCTTGCCGGATGAGGTGCCCTGGCTCCTGATTTGGTCTGGACTGGCGATCTTGGCGTGGGTGCAATCGCGATCGGATGCGGACAAACCTCCCATCAAGGACATTGGATATTGGCGCGTGGCGCACGGGGTCAGCGGCGCGATCGTGATGCTCTATGTGTTGTTTCACGTCACCAACCATCTGTTCGGACTGATTGGCCCAGCAGCCCACGCGACTGTCATGAATCTCGGCCGCCATGTCTATCGTGCGCTGCTCATCGAGCCGCTGCTCGTCGTCCTTATGCTGTTCCAGGTCTGCAGCGGATTGCGCTTGGCCTGGCTATGGAGTGCACAGAGGGGTGATTTCTATCGCACGTTCCAGGTCGCATCAGGCTTCTATCTGGTCATATTCATCGTCGGCCATATGAACTCGGTGTTCGTGTATGCGCGCCGCTTTCTGGGAATTCCGACGGATTGGGCATTTGCGACCGGCGCTCCAACTGGCTTGATCTACGATGCCTGGAACATCCGGCTTTTCCCGCATTACGCGCTGGGCGTCTTCTTTGTTCTGACTCACCTCGCCTCGGGGCTTCGGGTTGTCCTGCTCGCTCATGGTGTGCGCGAACAAACCGCCGACCGCATATGGAATATCTGTGCCGGTTTCAGCCTCTTCATCGCTATCGCGATTATTGCCGGAATGTCCGGCGTTAGGCTGGCCTCGCAATAGAGCGTGCTGACGAGCGCTCGTCATTTTCTGACTCATTCTGACTCAATAATTTTGCTTCTCGCACGAAGCGGCCAGCCGCCCTGCGGGAACGATCTGCGCCTGGCGGTCGTCAACGCAAAAGGACACTTCTGAAGGTCATAAAAGCACGTTAGGTTGCGCGTCCAGAAAAGGGCTAAAGCGCGATGAGATCAGGATGAATCATCATCGCGCTTTAGGTTATTGTTTGAGCATGATCTTTTCGGAAAACCGCTGCACACTTTTCCGGATCATGCTCTAGTGTCCCGAATCCAAAGTTCGCCTGATTGTGCAGCGCGCTCTGTAGCGAACTTTGGATTCGAGAGAACACTAGGAAATTTATGATTCTTTTATGATTCTGGTGTGTTCAGAAGTTCGCTGGAAGGACTCGCAGGAAAAATCGGGCGAACTTCTGAACCACCACGCTAGTGGTGGCTTAACAGGGAAGGGACATGCAATGGCCAAAAACACGATTTGCCTCTGGTACGACAAGGACGCCGAGGCCGCGGCGCGCTTCTACGCGGAGGTCTTTCCTGACAGTGCAGTGAAATCCGTCTTTCGTGCCCCCAGCGACTATCCGTCCGGCAAAGCGGGCGATGTGCTGACGGTTGAATTCACCGTCGCCGGAATTCCTTGTGTCGGTCTGAACGGCGGTCCTGTGTTCAGTCACAATGAAGCCTTCTCGTTCCAGATCGCCACCGACGATCAGGAAGAGACCGATCGGTACTGGAATGCCATCATCGGCAATGACGGGCAGGCGAGCGCGTGCGGCTGGTGCAAAGACAAGTGGGGCGTCTCCTGGCAAATCATCCCGCGTGTGCTGACTGAGGCACTGTCGGCCGGCGGCGCTGAAGCCAAGCGCGCGTTCGACGCGATGATGGGCATGACAAAGATCGACGTTGCCGCGATCGAGGCCGCGCGGCGCGGCTGAGCTTCCTCTGTTCAATCGCGCGATGAACGTGCGAACAGCCTCGAACTGTCGGGCCTGGCAGGTTCGAACCGATCATGTCGCTCGAGGCGGGACACGAGTGCCGCGGATTTGAAGTTCTTCCGCGTGAAGCCGCAAGTGCGATGAAGAACTTCAAATCCAAAAGCGGCACTCAAATCATAGGTTTGCTAGTGTCCCTTTGATTCCGAAGATCGCATCCGAGCAAGCCGCAAGCCTGCGAACTTCGGAATCGGGACACGAGTGCCGCGGATTTGAAGTTCTTCCAAGTGAAGCCGCAAGCTCGATGAAGAACTTCAAATCCAAAAGCGGCACTCAAATTATAAGCTTGCTAGTGTCCCTTTGATTCCGAAGTTCGCATCCAAGCAAGCCGCAAGCCTGTGCGAACTTCGGAATCGGGACACTAGATCCGGCTCAAGAAGAACGTCTCAAGGTTGCCTTTGCCCTTCACGTCTATGCTGCCGCGTGGCTCCAGCGCGAAGCGACCGACGAGGTGACGGGCAGTGTCCTCGGACACATGGATTCGATTGGGCAGAGAATAGGCCTCGAGCCGGCTGGCGACGTTTACAGTATCGCCCCATACGTCGTAGACGAAGCGGTGCGTGCCGATGATTCCGGCAACCACGGGACCGGCATGTATGCCGATCCGGATTTGCAAGGCCGAGCCGAAATGGCCGTTGACGCGCTCCAGCCGATCGATCATCCCGAGCGCCATTTTGGCGGTCGCTGTGAACGGATCGGGGTTCGGATCGGGCAAGCCGGCGACGGCCATGTAGGCATCGCCGATGGTCTTGATCTTCTCGACACCGAGCTCGCGGGCCAGCGCGTCGAACTCCGAGAACAGCCGGTTCAAATAGGCGACGATCGCCGCAGCGGGGGTCCGTGCCGAATGCTCGGTGAAGCCCACCAGATCGGCGAACAGAACGCACACGCCCTCGAAGCGGTCGGCAATCATGACTTCGCCCTGGTTCAAGCGGCCAATCACCTGTCTTGGCAGGATGGTGAACAGCAGCCGCTCGAACTTGGTGGTCTCGTCCTCAATGCGGCGTAGATACCTCTGCTCGCAATCGCGCCAGTGCTTCTTGTGCAAGCAAGCATTGATCCGCGCGCGCAGCAGCACCGGGTCGAACGGCTTCGGCAGATAGTCCTCGGCCCCGGCCTGGATGCAGCGGACGGCGCTTGCAGTCTCCGCCAGGGCCGTGATCATGATGACCGGAACGCGACGCAGCCGCTCATCGGCTTTCATACGCACCAGCACCTCAAACCCGTTGATATCCGGCATCATCAAATCGAGCAGGACGAGATCGAACTCATTGTCGGCGAGCGCCTGCAGCGCCTGCCGGCCGCCAGCCACCGAAACAACGCGATGGCCATCGCGGGTCAGTCGGCGCGACAACAGATCACGGTTGGCCTCGATGTCATCCACGACGAGAATAGAGCCGGTCTCGGTAAGTGCATCCGGCTCAAGCCGGATCGGCCCGAGGCTGCGCATCAGGTCGCTGACCATAAGCGCGCCGCTCTGATCAGAGGCCAGGGTCGTGTCCTCGACATCGATGGCGAATCGCACGATGTGATCGAAACGCTGCAGCAGGTCGGTGGCTGCCGCCAGCAGGCGATCGAAATCTGCCTGCAGCGAGTCGCTCGAGAAATTGGCGACGTCCTCGCGCAGCATCTCGCCATAGCCTTTGATCGCGTTGAGGGGCGTGCGCAGTTCGTGACGCAGTTGCTGCTCCTGCGTGGCGGCTGCCGGGCCGGATGGACTCTTGGCGTCGTTCTTGGTGTGATCGCCGTCCACCAGCCGGTCGACCTTGTTGGAGAGATCGCGCGCAGCGCCGAGGATGCGGTTCACATCCGGGAGAATGTCTGTGCGCCCGTTCCGGGACGCCTCTTCATGCAGGATCTCTGCATAGCCGAGCAGGGCGCTCACCGGGGCCAGCAGTTCCTGGCGAAGATGGGCGAGCCGAATGCGCCAGGCGCGCGCGCTGTCGGTGTCAATGATGCTCATGGCCGCTCCGCGCTCTCGCGCCGGGCGGTGGTACCAGTTCGTCAAGCGCCGCCAGCACGGCCTTGCCGCTGTATTCGCCCTTGTGCACCAAATGCTGGACTTGGCCGTTAAGCCGCGCGCGATCATCGGCAGTCAGTGTCTTTGCGGTGACGACGATGATCGGGATGCGCTGCCAGCGGGATTCGGCGCGCACCCGTGCGATGAATTCGAACCCGTCCATCTCGGGCATCATCAGATCGAGCAGAATTGCGTCGGGTAAAGCCTCGTTCAAGCGCTCAAGACCAACCCGACCATTCTCTGCTTCCGTGACCCTGCAATCGATCTGCCGCAAGGCGCGCCCGATCAGCTCGCAGGTCGGCGGATCATCCTCGACGATCAACACGTGCCGTGGTGCACCCCTTGGGCAGCACTTCTCAACCGCACGGACCAGTCTGTCGCGATCGATCGGCTTGACCAGGTAATCGGCGGCGCCGAGCGAGAATCCGATGCTCTGGTTGTCGACGATCGTGACCATGATCACGGGAATTTCGGCGAGCGCCGCATCTTCCTTGATGGCGCTGAGCACGGCCCAGCCATCCATCTGCGGCATCAGAGCGTCGAGCGTGATGACATCGGGGTGCAGCGCGCGGGCGAGCTGCATCGCCTCTTCGCCGCTGGCAGCCATGCGAACAGCGTAGCCACCGCGCTGCAGGTGTCGGCGCAGCAGCTCCCGCGCGTTGGGATCATCATCGACCACGAGAACGATCGGCGCATGCTCGGGTTCGGTGACCTGCGGACCTTCGGCACTCTGCTCTGTCGCCGAAACCGCAGTGTCCGATACAGCGCGTGTCCCCGCCGGCAGACGAACCACGAAGGTCGTGCCCTTGCCAGCTTCGCTGCTCAGCATCACATCGCCGCCCATCAATCGGCAGAAGCTCTTGGTGAGGGCGAGGCCCAGCCCGGTGCCGCCATAGGTGCGGGTGGTGGAGCTGTCGGCCTGAGTGAAAGCCTCGAACACCTTGGCCTGCTGATCTGGCGTCATGCCGATACCGGTATCGCGCACCTGAAATTCGATCGTGTCGAGAGCTTCGTTCGTATCGCGGAGCGCGGTCAGCGTGATGGTCCCGTTCCGTGTGAACTTGCAGGCATTGCTGAGAAGGTTGAACAGGATCTGCCGCACCTTGGTCAGATCGCTGTGAATCGTGCCGACCTCGTTGGCGCAGTTGACCACGAGATCGTTGCCAGTCTTCCTGGCCAACGCGGTGACGGCCGCCGCGACGCTTTCGATGATGGGCCGAAGCTCGAAGGTCTCGAGATAGAGTGTCATCTTGCCGGCCTCGATCTTGGAAAGATCGAGGACGTTGTCGATCAGGCCGAGCAGATGCTTGCCGGCATCCTGGATCTTGCTGAGATCCGACATCTCCGACTCGCGTCCGGCGTTCTGGGCGTCCTCGAACAGGATCTCGCTGTAACCGATGATCGCGTTCAAGGGCGTGCGCAGCTCATGGCTCATGCTGGCGACGAAGTCCGACTTCGCGCGGGTCGCTTGCTCGCTCACCCAAATCGCCTTGTGCAGCTCGCCTTCCATGCGCTTGCGGTCGCTGATGTCGGCGAGGCCCGTGATCATCGCCGGGCGCCCTTCGAACTGGACACGCTGCGAGGCGATGAGCGCCCAGAACTCTTCGCCTCCATCCCGTCTGAGCAGCATCTCCCTGCCCTCCACATGGCCATGGTCGGTGAGTGCGCCCATGAAGCGCTCGCGATGCTGCGGGTCTGCATAAAGAGTTTTCGCTTGCCGGCCCAGGGCAGACGAAGCTTCGATCCCGAACATTTCAGTGAAGCGTTGATTGACATACCGGATGACCCCGTCGTCGAAGGTGACGATCAGCACTGCCATCGGCGCGGCCTCGGCAATGACGCGTAGCCGCTGCTCGCTCTCCTGGATTGCCTGCTCCGCCTGCTTCAGGTCAGTGATGTCGGCGTAGGTCGCGACCGTGCCGCCGTCGTAGGTTTTGCGCTCATTGATCTGGATCCAGCGTCCGTCGGAGCGGCGTTGAACATGCGTGCCCTTGGGATCGCGATGCCGGGCCAGACGTTCCGCGACCCAGGTCTCGACATCCGCCTCCGCGTCGCGGATCTCGCCGCCCGCGACTGCATTGCGGATGATCGTTTCGAACGATATGCCCTGATTGATACTGGCGGTGCCGTGCATGTCCCGGTAGCGCCCGTTGTATATCACCAGCTTGTCGTCGGCATCGTAGAGCGAGAAACCCTCCGAGATGCTCTCGATCGCGTCGATCAGCCGGCGCTGGGCTTCCGTTGCCTTGTCGCGTGCCTCCGACAGCTCCGTCGAGCTCAGCTCCAGAGAGCGCTCGAGCATCGCCCGATCGTTATCTAAATCGGCGTATGCGGCGTCCACGGCTGCCACGAAACGCTGCAGCGCAGCCGGGACGTCGTCCTCGACACCGAGGTGCTTTTTGAGCTGGCGTCGTAGCAGCCTGTGCATCCGGACCCCCGTGACGTTCAGACCTCGGCGAAAGTCGTGATGGTCATGGTTTGATTGTGCAGGCGGCACTCGCCACCATGCATGAAGGGGCAAAGCTCGCCGTACGAGTAAAACCCGGAAAGCTTGGTATCCGTCCCGAAGACATTTCGGATTGCTTCGATTTCTTCCTCGGTGCGCTGCTTCATCACAAGCTTGCGGCCGACACAGCTCACCAGAATTGCAAGATCCGGCCGCCTGTCGCCCAGCCCGCTGAGGCTGGCCTTGGCGGCGCCCGTCGCGCCGTCGACCAGATCGTCAACATTGGTCTTCATCAACTGCGCCGTTCCGCCCTGCGGGAGGTCACCGGCGAACGTCATTGACTTGTTCTGCTCGTCCACAGACAGGACGGTCCGGACGACACCCTGGCCGCCCTTGGCCTCGGCAACCAGGATCGGGAAGAGCAGGGCGGAGCTTGGCAACTGGTCGGCATGCGAGCCCAGGTATGATTTATAGAGATCCAGCGCTGACCGCTCGTCCAGCTCATAGAGGATGTTGCCCTCGGCCCGCGTGATCGTGCGTACCGGCCCGAATGAGACCCAGCCGCCCATCGATCCGTAGCCGATGCGCAAGTCGTCGCCATACAAACCGACCGCTCCTACGCGCTGGGGCCCCACAGCATTGTCGGCAATGACCCAAGTCTCTGCGAACTTTGTTCCATCGCCGGAAAGGCCGCCAGTGATCGACACGCCCTCCGAGACGCCGCCCGCAAGACCACGCGCCAGGTCGGAGCCATTCACGTGCAAGCCGTCCGAAAGCACGAATACATGGCGCAACGAGGGATCGCTCAACATCTGCGCGAGCTCCTTGCCGACGTTGTAGCTGGCCTTCGCCTCACCAATCGTAGCAGAAGCGGAACGCAGGCGCGTATGCTCGAAGTCGACAAGGGTGGCAGTCACGGAATCGTCGACGACCGCGTCGCCAAGAATCTCGCCGGACGTCGAGCAACCAAGCATGGCGGCCCCTTTGAAGTGGTCGCGCAGCTCGCCCACAAGATCGCCGTTCTGCATCAGTGATCTGGCGCCGAAAACGAACACGACACTTTGTTGTCCGGCTTCACCAGCAGGCAAATTCGGTCGCCACCCGTCGCTTTGGGACCATTTGTACTGAGCCGTTTTCATGATTGTTTCCTCCCGTCGTCCGTTCGGAACTTGAACGTTAGAATCGGACCGCTAGCGCGCAGCCGCGAGCAGCGTCTGGATCTTGCCCAGCAGCCTTTGCAGCTCGATCGGTTTGGTGTCGTAGTCGTCGCAGCCGGCCTGGAGGGCCTGTTCCCGGTCGGTCGCCATGGCATGTGCTGTGAGTGCGATGATGGGGATCTTGCACAGTTCGGGCGTGGCCTTGATCCGGCGCGTCGCCTCCCAGCCGTCGATCACCGGCAGGCTCATGTCCATCAGGATAAGATCGGGCTTGTCGCTCACCGCCATTGCGACGCCACGCGCCCCGTCCTCAGCAATGGCGACCTCGTAGCCGCCGCGCGCGAGACGCCGCGAGAGCATGTCGCGGTTCATCTCGTTATCTTCGATCAATAAAATCTTTGGCATCGCACAGCCTCGAGCCGGACTGTGAGCACTGCTTGCCCGGGACCGCCGGGTGGCCTTAATGGACGCCTAAAAAATCAGCTTAGCACTCAGGCTTGCCTGTCGCATCACAAAAGTGGCCCACCAACCGCACGCTTACATTGAATGCGTTGCCGGTGCACTTCGCGCAATCCGAGCAATGGCAATAGGCGGCGAGGGCGGGGCTGCCAGCGACAACGGAGCGAACAGCGACGCGCAGGCAGTCTCCAAAGATTCTCTCCGTATGATTCCTCTGTGGAGTCTCGGCTATTTGTTCAAGCTGTCGTTATTCGAGCAGTCATCAGATGAGCGTCATGGCTGTTCCCGCAGCGGCGCTGAAGGCGACGACGAGCAGCGGAGGCGCGCGCCAGACGACAAGCAAAACGAAGCCGACCAGCGCGATGCCGAAATCCTTCGGCGAATGGATGGTCGTGGTCCACACCGGATCATAGAGTGCGGCGCCCAATATCCCTACGACTGCGGCGTTGACGCCGCGCATCATCGCCTGCGCGCCCGCGCGTCTTCGGAATGAATCCCAGAACGGCAGAACGCCGAGCAAGATGAGGATTCCTGGCAGGAAGATGCCGATGAGACCGAGCACCGCGCCTGCGAGTCCGTGAGGCTCTGCTTTAACGACCGTGCCGAGATAGGCAGCAAACGTGAAGAGCGGACCGGGTACGGCTTGCGCTGCTCCGTAGCCTGCAAGGAAAGCATCGTCGCTCAGCCAACCTGGCGCGACAAAGGCTTCGCGCAACAGCGGCAGCACGACATGCCCGCCGCCGAAGACGAGCGCGCCCGATCGATAGAACGCATCAAACAATGCCAGGCCGGACGATCCAGTCAGGCCGCGCAGCACTGGAAGTCCTGCCAGCAAAAGGAAAAAGGCGCTCAGCGTGACGAGCCCGGCCACGCGGGACACCGGCATCTCCACATGTCCGGATGGCGCGGCCGCCTCGCTGCGGCAGAGCCACAGACCTGCAATTGCGCCGAGGGCAATGGCCGCAATCTGCGCGACCGATGATGAACTGAAGAGGATGATCAAAGCCGCCACGACAGCGACAGAGGCGCGCGTCCGATCGGGAGTAAGTGTGCGCGCCATACCCCAGACGGCTTGGGCCACAATGGCCACCGCTGTCAGCTTCAGTCCGTGCAGCAGTCCGTCGGCGAGGGGACCGTTCAGCGCTGCCGCTCCATAGGCAAACAAAACGAGAAGCAACGCTGAAGGCAAGGTGAAGCCGGCCCACGCGGCGAGCGCGCCAAGATAACCGGCGCGCATCAATCCGATCGAGAAACCCACTTGGCTGCTCGCCGGGCCGGGTAAGAATTGACACAAGCCGACGAGGTCCGCAAAGGCGTGTTCGTCGATCCATTTCCGGCGCACAACGAACTCTTCGCGGAAGTAGCCGATGTGAGCGATCGGACCGCCGAAACTGGTCACCCCCAGTTTGAAGAAGATGCGCAGAACCTCCGCCGGCGACCCCCGGACGGCGGCTGATGTTTCATCGTTGGCGATATCCATGCGTCACGCGTACTCGAATAGGGCCATGAATCCAAAATCCATGTGCAGTTGTTGATGGCAGTGAAAGAGCGTCAGTCCTGGATTGTCCGCGACGAAGTCGAACTCGATCTCCTGGAAGCCGCCGAGCATCACGACGTCCTTGAGGATGCCCGACGTTGGCTTGCCGCCGACCCGCACCAGTTCGAAGCTGTGGCGGTGGAGGTGCAGCGGATGAATGTCGCCGCTCGCGTTACGGAATTTCAGCCGGTAGCGCCGTCCCTCGCGCACCTTGTAGATCGGCTTCATTGTCTCCATCGAGAACGCCTCACCGTTGAGCGTCCACTGAGTGAAGCCGCCCATCGCGCCGTTGCGCTTGGCGATGATGATCTCCAACGTCTCATCAGGTCTGGCGGCTTCG from Nitrobacteraceae bacterium AZCC 1564 includes these protein-coding regions:
- a CDS encoding CheY-like chemotaxis protein (product_source=COG0784; cath_funfam=3.40.50.2300; cog=COG0784; pfam=PF00072; smart=SM00448; superfamily=52172), yielding MPKILLIEDNEMNRDMLSRRLARGGYEVAIAEDGARGVAMAVSDKPDLILMDMSLPVIDGWEATRRIKATPELCKIPIIALTAHAMATDREQALQAGCDDYDTKPIELQRLLGKIQTLLAAAR
- a CDS encoding hypothetical protein (product_source=COG3287; cog=COG3287; pfam=PF08495,PF10442; smart=SM00897), whose translation is MKTAQYKWSQSDGWRPNLPAGEAGQQSVVFVFGARSLMQNGDLVGELRDHFKGAAMLGCSTSGEILGDAVVDDSVTATLVDFEHTRLRSASATIGEAKASYNVGKELAQMLSDPSLRHVFVLSDGLHVNGSDLARGLAGGVSEGVSITGGLSGDGTKFAETWVIADNAVGPQRVGAVGLYGDDLRIGYGSMGGWVSFGPVRTITRAEGNILYELDERSALDLYKSYLGSHADQLPSSALLFPILVAEAKGGQGVVRTVLSVDEQNKSMTFAGDLPQGGTAQLMKTNVDDLVDGATGAAKASLSGLGDRRPDLAILVSCVGRKLVMKQRTEEEIEAIRNVFGTDTKLSGFYSYGELCPFMHGGECRLHNQTMTITTFAEV
- a CDS encoding PAS domain S-box-containing protein (product_source=TIGR00229; cath_funfam=1.10.287.130,3.30.450.20,3.30.565.10,3.40.50.2300; cog=COG0642,COG0784; pfam=PF00072,PF00512,PF02518,PF12860,PF13426; smart=SM00091,SM00387,SM00388,SM00448; superfamily=52172,55785,55874; tigrfam=TIGR00229) is translated as MHRLLRRQLKKHLGVEDDVPAALQRFVAAVDAAYADLDNDRAMLERSLELSSTELSEARDKATEAQRRLIDAIESISEGFSLYDADDKLVIYNGRYRDMHGTASINQGISFETIIRNAVAGGEIRDAEADVETWVAERLARHRDPKGTHVQRRSDGRWIQINERKTYDGGTVATYADITDLKQAEQAIQESEQRLRVIAEAAPMAVLIVTFDDGVIRYVNQRFTEMFGIEASSALGRQAKTLYADPQHRERFMGALTDHGHVEGREMLLRRDGGEEFWALIASQRVQFEGRPAMITGLADISDRKRMEGELHKAIWVSEQATRAKSDFVASMSHELRTPLNAIIGYSEILFEDAQNAGRESEMSDLSKIQDAGKHLLGLIDNVLDLSKIEAGKMTLYLETFELRPIIESVAAAVTALARKTGNDLVVNCANEVGTIHSDLTKVRQILFNLLSNACKFTRNGTITLTALRDTNEALDTIEFQVRDTGIGMTPDQQAKVFEAFTQADSSTTRTYGGTGLGLALTKSFCRLMGGDVMLSSEAGKGTTFVVRLPAGTRAVSDTAVSATEQSAEGPQVTEPEHAPIVLVVDDDPNARELLRRHLQRGGYAVRMAASGEEAMQLARALHPDVITLDALMPQMDGWAVLSAIKEDAALAEIPVIMVTIVDNQSIGFSLGAADYLVKPIDRDRLVRAVEKCCPRGAPRHVLIVEDDPPTCELIGRALRQIDCRVTEAENGRVGLERLNEALPDAILLDLMMPEMDGFEFIARVRAESRWQRIPIIVVTAKTLTADDRARLNGQVQHLVHKGEYSGKAVLAALDELVPPPGARARSGHEHH
- a CDS encoding adenylate cyclase (product_source=KO:K01768; cath_funfam=1.10.287.130,3.30.70.1230,3.40.50.2300; cog=COG0784,COG2114; ko=KO:K01768; pfam=PF00072,PF00211,PF00512; smart=SM00044,SM00388,SM00448; superfamily=47384,52172,55073), with amino-acid sequence MSIIDTDSARAWRIRLAHLRQELLAPVSALLGYAEILHEEASRNGRTDILPDVNRILGAARDLSNKVDRLVDGDHTKNDAKSPSGPAAATQEQQLRHELRTPLNAIKGYGEMLREDVANFSSDSLQADFDRLLAAATDLLQRFDHIVRFAIDVEDTTLASDQSGALMVSDLMRSLGPIRLEPDALTETGSILVVDDIEANRDLLSRRLTRDGHRVVSVAGGRQALQALADNEFDLVLLDLMMPDINGFEVLVRMKADERLRRVPVIMITALAETASAVRCIQAGAEDYLPKPFDPVLLRARINACLHKKHWRDCEQRYLRRIEDETTKFERLLFTILPRQVIGRLNQGEVMIADRFEGVCVLFADLVGFTEHSARTPAAAIVAYLNRLFSEFDALARELGVEKIKTIGDAYMAVAGLPDPNPDPFTATAKMALGMIDRLERVNGHFGSALQIRIGIHAGPVVAGIIGTHRFVYDVWGDTVNVASRLEAYSLPNRIHVSEDTARHLVGRFALEPRGSIDVKGKGNLETFFLSRI